From Daucus carota subsp. sativus chromosome 6, DH1 v3.0, whole genome shotgun sequence, the proteins below share one genomic window:
- the LOC108226870 gene encoding phosphatidate cytidylyltransferase 1-like, whose protein sequence is MQKSNNHSNPSTPRARHRRRSSEAIPDITNGTPLLINDTEKYKSMRIRVYSALWMLVGFILIVYLGHLYICAMVIVIQILMVAELFNLLRRAHENRCLPGFRLLNWHFFFTAMLYVYGRILSQQLVNTVTSDKFLYKLVSGLIKYQMVICYFLYIAGFVWFILTLKKKMYKYQFSQYAWTHMILIVVFSQSSLTVGNIFEGIFWFVFPALLIAINDIAAYFFGFFFGKTPLIKLSPKKTWEGFIGASVATMISAFVFANILGGFQWLTCRRKDLSTGWLQCDPGPLFKPEYYPLPRWFLWKEISVLPVQWHALCFGLFASIIAPFGGFFASGFKRAFNIKDFGYSIPGHGGFTDRMDCQMVMAVFAYIYIQSFIIPQTYPVEIILDQILRSLTFEEQKELLKKLELVLAERQFGTI, encoded by the exons ATGCAGAAAAGTAATAATCACAGTAATCCGTCTACACCTAGAGCTCGGCATCGTAGACGGTCAAGTGAG GCCATACCTGATATTACTAATGGAACACCTTTGCTTATCAATGATACTGAGAAATATAAATCGATGCGAATCCGTGTATATTCTGCTTTGTGGATGCTCGTGGGATTCATCTTGATCGTTTACCTAGGTCATCTTTATATTTGTGCAATGGTCATTGTTATACAAATACTAATGGTGGCGGAACTGTTCAATTTACTTAGAAGAGCTCATGAAAACAGGTGTCTTCCTGGCTTTAGGCTCCTGAATTG GCATTTTTTCTTCACAGCTATGCTCTATGTTTATGGGCGCATCTTAAGTCAACAACTCGTCAATACTGTCACTTCTGATAAATTCTTATATAAGCTTGTGAGCGGTCTTATCAAGTATCAGATGGTCATctgctattttttatatatagcaG GATTTGTGTGGTTCATTCTTACACTGAAAAAGAAGATGTACAAGTATCAGTTTAGTCAATATGCATGGACACACATGATTCTCATTGTCGTATTCAGTCAGTCCTCTTTAACAGTGGGCAATATTTTTGAAGGAATATTCTG GTTTGTTTTCCCAGCACTACTTATTGCTATCAATGACATAGCTGCTTACTTCTTTGGGTTTTTCTTTGGAAAAACCCCTTTAATAAAGCTTTCACCGAAGAAGACATGGGAAGGTTTTATTGGAGCATCCGTTGCAACCATGATATCAGCTTTTGTG TTTGCAAACATCCTTGGTGGCTTCCAGTGGTTAACATGTCGGAGGAAG GATTTATCAACAGGATGGCTTCAATGTGATCCTGGCCCACTTTTTAAGCCAGAATATTATCCATTACCTAGATGG TTTCTTTGGAAAGAGATTTCAGTGCTGCCAGTGCAATGGCATGCTTTGTGTTTTGGTTTATTTGCATCCATTATAGCCCCTTTTGGGGGCTTCTTTGCCAGCGGTTTCAAAAGAGCTTTTAACATCAAG GATTTTGGTTATAGTATACCTGGACATGGCGGTTTTACTGATAGAATGGACTGCCAG ATGGTGATGGCGGTTTTTGCATACATATATATCCAATCATTCATAATCCCTCAGACTTATCCCGTGGAGATTATTCTGGACCAG ATTTTAAGGAGCCTTACTTTTGAGGAACAGAAAGAGTTGCTAAAGAAACTGGAGCTGGTTTTGGCGGAGAGGCAatttggaacaatttga
- the LOC108225911 gene encoding alpha-1,3-arabinosyltransferase XAT3-like, which translates to MEKKHKRLLSGATPLVLLLLITLLYTQLHLFASISLPFNKWMQHLANWKVSDNTLTEAIKCQESFKPSLRKLLKGDDQGKLEANGFACDVDFYSKVCVASEPLLRIDTTRMDVQMLLNQTRPQDVMAIIKPYAWQHSKKTLAHTTRVQIMQQNRTSLPACQYNHTVPAVIFSSSGFRGNLFHEFNEVIIPLYITSRHFQSNVQFILLDYNPSFVRRFGKILSHLSGYQVMNPAINGSVHCFPAGAVVGLRFHNFLSINTSSSINPGGYSMLDFKQFLRETYNLKEFHVDTQKPKLLLISRVKSRRFLNQEEMVNTMEELGFEVVIAGPNQTSNLTTFSKLVSSCSVMVGAHGAGLTNELFLPFGAVVVQVVPLGLDWASAAYFGKPTPVMGLHYLEYKIQPEESSLLDKYSRDDPVIADPVSLFAKNFQAGRALYVIGQNIKINISRFRETLVKARQLLGHDSLAP; encoded by the exons ATGGAGAAGAAACATAAAAGGCTTCTTTCTGGTGCAACTCCATTAGTGTTGTTGCTTCTAATCACTCTGCTTTACACGCAATTACATCTATTTGCATCAATTTCTCTTCCCTTCAACAAAT GGATGCAACATTTAGCAAACTGGAAAGTTAGCGACAACACGTTAACTGAAGCGATTAAATGTCAGGAATCGTTCAAGCCTAGTTTAAGAAAGCTACTAAAAG GAGATGATCAAGGCAAGCTTGAAGCTAATGGATTTGCATGTGATGTCGATTTCTACTCGAAAGTTTGTGTTGCCAGTGAACCATTATTAAGGATTGATACTACAAGAATGGATGTGCAGATGCTGCTAAATCAGACGCGTCCACAAGATGTAATGGCGATTATAAAGCCATATGCATGGCAACATTCTAAGAAAACTCTGGCACATACGACACGAGTTCAGATAATGCAGCAAAACAGGACCAGTTTGCCAGCTTGTCAGTATAATCATACGGTCCCTGCAGTTATATTTTCCTCCAGTGGCTTCAGGGGAAACTTGTTCCATGAATTCAATGAGGTTATCATTCCTTTGTACATCACGTCTCGTCATTTTCAATCCAATGTGCAGTTTATACTCTTGGACTACAACCCTTCATTTGTGAGAAGATTTGGGAAAATTCTGTCACATTTGTCGGGCTATCAAGTTATGAATCCGGCCATAAATGGAAGCGTCCATTGCTTCCCTGCAGGAGCAGTGGTCGGACTCAGGTTCCATAATTTTCTATCTATAAATACTTCCAGCAGCATAAATCCAGGAGGCTACTCCATGTTAGACTTCAAGCAGTTTCTAAGAGAAACATACAATCTCAAGGAGTTTCATGTGGATACACAAAAGCCCAAGTTACTTCTCATTTCCCGAGTGAAATCAAGAAGATTTTTGAACCAAGAAGAAATGGTAAACACTATGGAAGAATTAGGATTTGAAGTGGTCATTGCAGGGCCTAATCAGACATCCAATTTAACCACATTTTCAAAACTAGTGAGCTCATGCAGTGTTATGGTGGGAGCTCATGGCGCTGGTTTAACGAATGAATTGTTTTTGCCTTTTGGCGCGGTAGTGGTGCAAGTGGTGCCGCTAGGGCTGGATTGGGCATCAGCTGCGTATTTTGGTAAACCAACACCAGTCATGGGACTTCATTACCTGGAATACAAAATTCAACCAGAGGAGAGCTCGCTTCTTGATAAGTACAGTCGCGATGATCCTGTTATTGCAGATCCAGTGTCTTTATTTGCTAAAAATTTTCAAGCAGGAAGGGCTCTTTATGTAATCGGGCAAAACATAAAGATTAATATTTCCAGGTTCAGGGAGACTCTTGTTAAAGCTCGTCAACTTCTTGGACATGACAGTTTAGCTCCTTGA
- the LOC108227159 gene encoding alpha-1,3-arabinosyltransferase XAT3, which yields MEKEPKRLLYGATPLVFLLLITLLYTQLFASTSLPFNRWMQRLTNWKVTDSTLSEAIKCQESFKPSLRKLLKGEDQSKLEANGFACDLDFYSMVCVASEPFLRIDTTRMTVEMLLNQTCPQDKPVRIKPYARQDSSVILKDTTPVEIMQQNISSLAACEYNHTVPAVIFSSSGFRGNMFHEFNEVIIPLYITSRHFESNVQLILSDYNPLFVSRYAQILSHLSGYQVMNPATNGSIHCFPGGAVVGLKFHDFLSINISSSINPGGYSMLDFKKFLQDSYNLKETQVSTKKPKLLLISRVKSRAFLNEEEMVNMMEELGFDIVIARPKQMSNLTEFSQLVSSCSVMVGAHGAGLTNELFLPVGAVVVQVVPLGLEWASAVYFGEPAGAMGVHYLEYRIQPEESSLIDTYGRSDEVIADPESVFAKSFEAGRAVYITGQNLKINVSRFRETLVQARLLVGNDS from the exons ATGGAGAAGGAACCTAAGAGGCTTCTATATGGCGCAACTCCATTGGTGTTCTTGCTTCTCATCACCCTGCTTTACACACAATTATTTGCATCAACTTCTCTTCCCTTCAACAGAT GGATGCAACGATTAACGAACTGGAAAGTTACTGACAGCACGTTGAGTGAAGCGATAAAATGTCAGGAATCGTTCAAGCCTAGTTTAAGAAAGCTACTAAAAG GAGAAGACCAGAGCAAGCTTGAAGCTAATGGTTTTGCATGTGATCTTGATTTCTACTCTATGGTATGTGTTGCAAGTGAACCATTCTTGAGGATTGACACTACAAGAATGACAGTTGAGATGCTACTAAATCAGACCTGTCCACAAGATAAACCAGTGAGGATTAAACCATACGCGAGGCAAGATTCTAGTGTGATTCTGAAAGATACGACACCGGTTGAGATAATGCAACAGAATATAAGCAGTTTAGCAGCTTGTGAGTACAATCATACTGTCCCTGCAGTTATATTTTCCTCCAGTGGCTTCAGGGGAAACATGTTCCATGAATTTAACGAGGTGATCATCCCTCTGTACATCACATCACGACACTTTGAGTCCAACGTGCAGCTTATACTTTCGGACTACAACCCTTTGTTTGTGAGCCGCTATGCACAAATTTTGTCACATTTATCAGGCTATCAGGTTATGAACCCTGCCACAAATGGAAGCATCCATTGCTTCCCTGGCGGAGCTGTGGTTGGCCTCAAGTTCCATGATTTTCTGTCGATAAACATTTCCAGCAGTATAAATCCAGGAGGCTACTCCATGTTAGACTTTAAGAAGTTTCTACAAGACTCATACAATCTCAAGGAAACTCAAGTGAGTACAAAGAAGCCCAAGTTGCTTCTCATTTCGCGAGTGAAATCAAGAGCGTTTTTGAATGAAGAAGAGATGGTAAACATGATGGAAGAGTTAGGCTTTGACATAGTCATTGCAAGGCCTAAACAGATGTCCAACTTAACCGAATTTTCTCAACTAGTCAGCTCATGCAGTGTAATGGTGGGAGCTCATGGTGCTGGTTTAACGAATGAGTTGTTTCTGCCTGTTGGCGCGGTGGTGGTGCAGGTGGTGCCGCTGGGGCTTGAATGGGCTTCAGCTGTGTATTTTGGTGAACCAGCAGGAGCCATGGGGGTGCATTACTTGGAGTACAGAATCCAGCCGGAGGAGAGCTCGCTTATCGACACGTATGGTCGCAGTGATGAGGTTATTGCAGATCCGGAGTCTGTGTTTGCTAAAAGTTTTGAAGCAGGGAGGGCTGTGTATATAACTGGTCAAAATTTAAAGATTAATGTTTCCAGGTTTAGGGAGACTCTAGTTCAAGCTCGTCTACTTGTTGGAAATGATAGCTAA